A single region of the Xiphophorus maculatus strain JP 163 A chromosome 3, X_maculatus-5.0-male, whole genome shotgun sequence genome encodes:
- the rbm12b gene encoding RNA-binding protein 12B, which produces MSTILRLEGLDVKAGTEDIRTFFQSLHIPDGGVYIMGGHLGEAFISFTTVSDAQAALLRSGNFLKGSMVTLHISSMEEIEQKFEESLNSKKTSLTVRKPHPRSAENEMSRQHKTKNGNVKSKSSSHDVYLAKVKPKSGPHGINILRPKSRLHEDNMTRLKPKSRPHDVNMTTKHKSRLRDVNMIKVTPKSRPHGDNTSVSSSAACPVDPDPADLPASNAQHFQLSTTNMSASNAQLLDTDAFFLGVCSVLQRLQSTQTVPKFEFPHVDSATSSEVVRNPEHTLDLRPGYVRLFGLPASITKGDICKFFKGLRVEDVIVDVELGISRGCLVKFADMQDASDALGFNQQMLGSIPVEVRGAEEKLWVRALQECSKVFDDRSKCKHERSPTEKAHYERRSVVSHKRTSDQVPFKPLKHPKRDAEPNASLSRSSDYTVMVRNLPKNMTKTDIKELFRCQNLPHKNVLHLLDETNNITDTAFLSFNSTEDFDYAINLSGCHGGSGAIEVTSITKELMWKMIAKNHPRNQRTGPTDPRLQRSFRKSEPVQTDAPQRESLNETGQRYIFIRNMPATVKKSQIRSLFCKFSLSLDDIMLLHDREGYGSGEAVVKFESEQQVTQAQRLHGEEFLGSNVLLTPINEKQMKNILVNT; this is translated from the coding sequence ATGAGCACGATCCTCAGACTGGAAGGCCTGGACGTGAAGGCAGGCACTGAAGATATACGGACCTTCTTTCAGTCCCTGCACATACCTGATGGAGGGGTTTACATTATGGGAGGACATCTCGGCGAGGCTTTTATTTCGTTTACCACTGTAAGTGATGCACAGGCTGCTTTGCTGCGCAGTGGGAATTTTCTCAAAGGCTCCATGGTGACCCTGCACATCAGCAGTATGGAAGAGATAGAGCAGAAATTCGAGGAGTCCTTAAATAGCAAGAAAACTTCGCTCACTGTAAGAAAACCTCATCCACgttcagctgaaaatgaaatgtcAAGGCAACATAAGACTAAAAATGGCAATGTTAAGTCCAAATCCAGCTCGCACGACGTTTACCTGGCTAAGGTGAAGCCCAAATCCGGACCTCATGGCATTAATATATTGAGGCCCAAATCCAGATTACATGAGGACAACATGACTAGATTGAAGCCAAAATCCAGACCACATGATGTTAACATGACGACGAAGCACAAATCTAGGCTGCGTGATGTTAATATGATCAAGGTGACGCCCAAATCCAGGCCGCATGGTGATAATACTTCAGTTTCATCTTCAGCTGCATGTCCAGTTGATCCTGATCCTGCTGATCTGCCAGCTTCTAATGCacaacattttcagctgagTACAACAAACATGTCAGCTTCAAATGCACAACTATTGGATACCGATGCTTTTTTTCTTGGAGTTTGTAGTGTCCTTCAAAGACTCCAATCAACTCAAACGGTGCCAAAATTTGAGTTTCCCCACGTTGACAGCGCAACTTCCTCTGAAGTGGTCAGAAATCCAGAACATACACTGGACTTGAGGCCAGGTTATGTTCGGCTATTTGGGCTGCCAGCTTCAATTACTAAAGGAGACATCTGCAAGTTCTTCAAAGGATTACGTGTAGAAGACGTTATAGTTGACGTCGAATTGGGAATCAGTCGTGGCTGCCTTGTTAAGTTTGCAGATATGCAAGATGCATCTGATGCTCTTGGCTTCAACCAACAGATGCTGGGCTCCATTCCTGTGGAAGTACGtggagcagaagaaaaactgtgGGTCAGAGCTCTTCAGGAATGTAGTAAGGTTTTTGATGACAGGTCAAAGTGTAAACATGAAAGATCTCCAACGGAAAAGGCACACTATGAAAGAAGATCTGTTGTTTCCCATAAGAGGACATCTGATCAAGTTCCGTTTAAACCATTAAAACACCCAAAACGTGATGCGGAACCCAATGCTTCATTATCAAGATCCTCGGATTACACAGTCATGGTCAGAAACCTGCCAAAAAACATGACCAAGACTGACATAAAAGAGCTTTTCAGATGCCAAAACCTACCGCACAAAAATGTGCTTCATCTGCTTGACGAAACAAACAATATCACTGACACAGCTTTTCTGAGTTTTAACAGTACCGAGGACTTTGACTATGCCATTAATCTCTCTGGCTGCCATGGTGGCTCTGGTGCCATTGAGGTTACATCAATCACCAAGGAGCTCATGTGGAAAATGATAGCCAAAAACCACCCCAGAAACCAAAGGACTGGTCCGACTGATCCAAGATTACAACGCAGCTTCAGGAAGTCAGAGCCAGTGCAAACCGACGCGCCGCAGAGAGAAAGTCTAAATGAGACGGGTCAGCGGTACATTTTTATTAGGAACATGCCTGCAACTGTCAAGAAAAGTCAAATCAGGAGCCTGTTCTGTAAATTCAGTCTGAGTTTGGATGACATAATGTTACTACATGATAGAGAGGGCTATGGCTCAGGTGAGGCTGTTGTTAAGTTTGAATCTGAACAGCAGGTCACACAGGCACAGAGGTTGCACGGCGAAGAGTTCCTGGGGTCAAACGTGCTTCTCACCCCCATAAATGAGAAGCAAATGAAGAACATTTTGGTGAACACCTGA
- the LOC102220372 gene encoding uncharacterized protein LOC102220372, giving the protein METFEVEAPAIPTEEQPAPNHGPPYPKKKKKKKQPLHSADIVFSKGHAFLSVPSLSKVLKDITDSIVGLQYVWEYRSPSKLVQPHYQCKLCSLSRVQHDMVDHVKGWKHSFRYMKKTHPDKVIWEEEDGVKDPTVRKAIKVAAAEVEKAEGRGQIRVILKEPYLVLAFKGLRSAVPRPINPRNKEMRPMGPPFGPRFHDARFPGEFAPHGGPHPGFPCGEYEEPSYGGYMSGPAFPDSSMGPAPYANSIGPGQDGYGRGEPMVESSNTAYTNEYQENSVDRPISKPVDRPGLLGAAPQSSNMPAVLKHLESFQIENENDAQLVLKVTQRLTDALMEYRLRTIPAASTFCNPSLNFSNTPPRLQNDRYSSNQSGSSRYPDPLQKYFN; this is encoded by the exons ATGGAGACTTTTGAGGTGGAGGCTCCGGCTATACCTACAGAAGAACAACCTGCCCCGAATCACGGGCCACCGTatccaaagaaaaagaaaaag AAAAAGCAGCCTCTGCATTCTGCTGACATAG TGTTCTCCAAAGGCCATGCTTTCCTTTCTGTCCCCTCTCTGAGCAAAGTGTTGAAGGACATCACAGACAGCATCGTCG GTCTTCAGTACGTCTGGGAATACCGCAGCCCCAGTAAATTGGTCCAACCGCATTACCAGTGCAAGCTGTGTTCCCTGTCCCGTGTGCAGCATGACATGGTTGATCATGTCAAAGGCTGGAAACACAGCTTCAGATACATG aaaaaaactcacCCTGATAAGGTTATCTGGGAAGAGGAAGATGGCGTCAAGGACCCTACAGTCAGAAAGGCAATTAAAGTTGCTGCTGCAGAGGTGGAAAAAGCAGAGGGGAGGGGGCAAATCAGG GTGATTCTGAAGGAGCCCTATTTAGTGCTTGCATTTAAAGGACTCC GTTCTGCTGTTCCCAGACCGATTAATCCACGAAATAAAGAAATGAGACCAATGGGTCCTCCATTTG GCCCTAGGTTCCATGACGCGAGGTTTCCAGGAGAGTTTGCCCCTCATGGAGGACCTCACCCTGGTTTTCCATGTGGGGAATACGAGGAACCCTCATATGGAGGCTACATGTCAGGACCAGCTTTCCCTGACAGCAGCATGGGTCCAGCTCCGTACGCAAACAGTATCGGTCCTGGACAAGATGGATATGGAAGAGGTGAACCGATGGTTGAAAGCTCAAACACAGCATATACCAATGAGTACCAGGAAAACTCAGTGGACAGACCGATAAGCAAGCCAGTGGATCGACCCGGATTATTGGGAGCCGCTCCACAGAGTAGCAACATGCCTGCAGTGCTGAAACACTTG GAATCTTTCCAAATAGAGAACGAGAATGATGCACAGCTTGTTTTGAAAGTGACACAAAGGCTAACAGATGCGCTGATGGAGTACAGGCTGAGGACCATTCCTGCG GCATCGACTTTTTGCAACCCGTCCTTGAACTTTTCTAACACTCCTCCAAGGTTGCAAAACGACCGATATTCAAGTAATCAGTCTG GTTCATCCAGATATCCTGACCCTCTGCAGAAATACTTCAACTGA